From the Kitasatospora viridis genome, one window contains:
- a CDS encoding SpoIIE family protein phosphatase codes for MDAEHDRVAEGPRAGSGGPAARGTPWRRLRSWLAARSIAGRVFLWLLLAMVLLVSAVATALTLQIQHHVLADAREHTTSAAAALAHSPGMAAALDSPDPTAQLQPVAEQIRTSGGLFYVAFYSPTGVGYVPGPPGTIDQHLRGTLQQAAAGPRTTTFGTPRGTVVNTTAPVTRADGSLAGYTSVGITPEQASQVANQQLPVLFTGAAAALVLGVLGIALVRRRLRRQTHGLGPEEMTRMYEHHDAVLHAVREGVLIVGGDARVLLANDEARRLLELPPEVEGRPVSALGLAPELAEQLAAGREATDEVHLVGDRLLAVNIRPTAPFGGQPGSVVTVRDTTELSALTGRAEQAKARLQLLYDAGLRVGTTLDITRTAQELADIAVPRFADFATVELADPVLRGDEPSPDTGRADGPQVRRTALRGTSADAPLYPVGTQISFLPTVLPGSDPDAVSAVLTADLREARRWRSRYGADAELLLGYGIRSLISAPLQARGVVLGVVSFWRTAGTEPFDEDDLSFATELAARAAISIDNARRYTREHRTAETLQRSLLPHDLPAQSPLDLAYRYLPATQGVGGDWFDVIPLSGLRVALVVGDVVGHGLHAAATMGRLRTAVLNFSALDLPPDELIARLDELVIRLDQGGGTGITGATCVYAVYDPVSGDCDIALAGHPPPVLLGPDGGAQFVELPAGLPLGVGGLPFESTRLSLPVGTRLVLYTDGLVAGRHRGIGDGLTALRDGLAAAPVHGSPEDICEAVLGATVRAAPPAQQSDDATLLVARTHRLAPSQVAVWEVPSDPAAVSRVRSECVDRLTEWGLEPLAFTTELLLSELITNAIRYGTQPITVRLLRDHTLVCEVADGSSTAPHLRYAATTDEGGRGLFLVAQLTQRWGTRYTDRGKIIWAEQSLTAAPDPFRDALNL; via the coding sequence ATGGACGCAGAGCACGACCGTGTCGCCGAGGGCCCGCGCGCGGGGTCGGGCGGACCTGCCGCGCGCGGGACCCCCTGGCGTCGGCTGCGGTCGTGGCTGGCGGCACGCAGCATCGCCGGCCGGGTGTTCCTGTGGCTGCTGCTCGCCATGGTGCTGCTGGTGAGCGCGGTGGCCACCGCGCTCACCCTGCAGATCCAGCACCACGTCCTGGCGGACGCGCGGGAGCACACCACCTCGGCCGCCGCCGCGCTGGCCCACTCGCCCGGCATGGCGGCCGCCCTGGACAGCCCGGACCCGACGGCGCAACTGCAGCCGGTCGCCGAGCAGATCCGGACCAGCGGCGGCCTCTTCTACGTCGCCTTCTACAGCCCGACCGGGGTCGGCTACGTCCCCGGCCCGCCCGGCACGATCGACCAGCACCTGCGCGGAACTCTCCAGCAGGCCGCCGCCGGGCCCCGCACCACCACCTTCGGCACGCCCCGGGGCACGGTCGTGAACACGACCGCGCCGGTGACCCGGGCCGACGGCTCGCTCGCCGGGTACACCTCGGTGGGCATCACCCCCGAGCAGGCGAGCCAGGTGGCGAACCAGCAGCTGCCGGTGCTGTTCACCGGCGCGGCAGCCGCCCTGGTGCTGGGCGTGCTCGGGATCGCGCTGGTGCGGCGGCGCCTGCGCCGCCAGACGCACGGCCTGGGCCCCGAAGAGATGACCAGGATGTACGAGCACCACGACGCGGTGCTGCACGCGGTCCGCGAGGGCGTGCTGATCGTCGGCGGGGACGCCCGGGTACTGCTGGCCAACGACGAGGCCCGCCGACTGCTGGAGCTGCCGCCCGAGGTGGAGGGGCGGCCGGTCTCCGCCCTCGGCCTCGCCCCGGAGCTGGCGGAGCAGCTGGCGGCGGGCCGGGAGGCGACCGACGAGGTGCACCTGGTCGGCGACCGGCTGCTCGCCGTGAACATCCGCCCGACCGCACCGTTCGGCGGCCAGCCGGGCAGCGTGGTGACGGTCCGTGACACCACGGAGCTGAGCGCGCTGACCGGCCGCGCCGAGCAGGCCAAGGCCCGCCTGCAGTTGCTCTACGACGCCGGCCTGCGGGTCGGCACCACCCTCGACATCACCCGCACCGCACAGGAGCTGGCGGACATCGCGGTGCCCCGGTTCGCGGACTTCGCCACCGTCGAGCTGGCCGACCCGGTGCTGCGCGGCGACGAGCCGAGCCCGGACACCGGCCGGGCCGACGGCCCGCAGGTCCGGCGCACGGCGCTGCGCGGAACCAGTGCGGACGCCCCGCTCTACCCGGTGGGCACGCAGATCAGCTTCCTCCCCACCGTGCTGCCGGGCAGCGATCCGGACGCCGTGTCCGCCGTGCTCACGGCCGACCTGCGCGAGGCGCGGCGCTGGCGGTCGCGGTACGGGGCGGACGCCGAGCTGTTGCTCGGCTACGGGATCCGCTCGCTGATCTCGGCGCCGTTGCAGGCCCGCGGGGTGGTCCTGGGCGTGGTCAGCTTCTGGCGCACCGCCGGGACGGAGCCGTTCGACGAGGACGACCTGTCCTTCGCCACGGAGTTGGCCGCCCGCGCGGCGATCTCGATCGACAACGCCCGCCGCTACACCCGCGAGCACCGGACGGCCGAGACGCTGCAGCGCAGCCTGCTGCCGCACGACCTGCCGGCGCAGAGCCCGCTCGACCTGGCGTACCGCTACCTGCCGGCGACCCAGGGCGTCGGCGGCGACTGGTTCGACGTCATCCCGCTGTCCGGGCTCCGGGTGGCGCTGGTCGTCGGCGACGTGGTCGGCCACGGTCTGCACGCCGCCGCCACCATGGGCCGGCTGCGGACGGCGGTGCTCAACTTCTCCGCCCTCGACCTGCCGCCCGACGAGCTGATCGCCCGGCTCGACGAGCTGGTCATCCGCCTCGACCAGGGCGGCGGCACCGGCATCACCGGCGCCACCTGCGTCTACGCCGTCTACGATCCGGTCTCCGGCGACTGCGACATCGCGCTCGCCGGCCACCCGCCCCCGGTCCTGCTCGGCCCGGACGGCGGCGCGCAGTTCGTCGAGCTGCCCGCGGGCCTGCCGCTGGGCGTCGGCGGCCTGCCCTTCGAGAGCACCCGCCTGAGCCTGCCGGTCGGCACCCGGCTGGTGCTCTACACCGACGGGCTGGTCGCCGGCCGCCACCGCGGCATCGGGGACGGGCTCACCGCGCTCCGCGACGGCCTGGCGGCGGCCCCCGTCCACGGATCGCCCGAGGACATCTGCGAGGCCGTGCTCGGCGCGACGGTCCGCGCGGCGCCGCCCGCCCAGCAGAGCGACGACGCGACCCTGCTGGTTGCCCGCACCCACCGGCTGGCCCCGTCGCAGGTGGCCGTCTGGGAGGTGCCGTCCGATCCCGCGGCGGTCTCGCGGGTCCGCTCCGAGTGCGTCGACCGGCTGACCGAGTGGGGCCTGGAGCCGCTGGCGTTCACCACCGAGCTGCTGCTCAGCGAGCTGATCACCAACGCCATCCGCTACGGCACCCAGCCGATCACCGTCCGCCTGCTGCGCGACCACACCCTGGTCTGCGAGGTCGCCGACGGCAGCAGCACCGCTCCCCACCTGCGCTACGCCGCGACCACCGACGAGGGCGGCCGCGGCCTCTTCCTGGTGGCCCAACTCACCCAGCGGTGGGGCACCAGGTACACCGACCGCGGCAAGATCATCTGGGCCGAGCAGTCGCTGACCGCCGCCCCCGACCCGTTCCGCGACGCACTGAACCTCTAG
- a CDS encoding RDD family protein: MTNPPPGYGYPSDPQNPYGQQPPAQPGYGAPQGPYDPLPPQQGAGAYGAPPPADYGQQPGYGTPPPPGYGAQQPGYGATPPPGYGYPPGMPQQQGTLAQPLDRFLARLIDAAILLIPVIVLENVLGIYVGAILAGAVWFGYEALMMLTQNQQTIGKKALKLRVVSATHGGRPADNELWARSAVYGLPQAVYCIGTIFFLVNVLSLLWDKPLQQCFHDKAGKTVVVKEA; this comes from the coding sequence ATGACGAATCCTCCTCCCGGTTACGGCTACCCGAGCGACCCGCAGAACCCCTACGGCCAGCAGCCCCCGGCCCAGCCCGGCTACGGCGCCCCGCAGGGCCCGTACGACCCGCTGCCCCCGCAGCAGGGCGCCGGCGCCTACGGTGCCCCGCCGCCCGCCGACTACGGCCAGCAGCCCGGCTACGGCACCCCGCCGCCGCCCGGGTACGGCGCCCAGCAGCCGGGCTACGGCGCCACGCCGCCCCCCGGCTACGGCTACCCGCCGGGCATGCCGCAGCAGCAGGGCACCCTGGCCCAGCCGCTGGACCGTTTCCTGGCCCGCCTGATCGACGCCGCCATCCTGCTGATCCCGGTCATCGTCCTGGAGAACGTCCTCGGCATCTACGTCGGCGCGATCCTGGCCGGCGCGGTCTGGTTCGGCTACGAGGCGCTGATGATGCTGACCCAGAATCAGCAGACCATCGGCAAGAAGGCCCTGAAGCTCCGGGTCGTCTCCGCCACCCACGGCGGCCGCCCGGCCGACAACGAGCTCTGGGCCCGCTCCGCCGTCTACGGCCTCCCCCAGGCCGTCTACTGCATCGGCACGATCTTCTTCCTGGTCAACGTGCTCTCGCTGCTCTGGGACAAGCCGCTCCAGCAGTGCTTCCACGACAAGGCCGGCAAGACCGTGGTGGTCAAGGAGGCCTGA
- a CDS encoding LysR family transcriptional regulator: MLDVRRLRLLRELAHRGTIAAVAEALAFTPSAVSQQLTALEKEAGVVLLERTGRRVQLTPAALRLVGHAEAVLARLERAEAELAGARRGPAGPLRIGTFPSAARVVIPPALAALAAAHPELEPMVAEVDPAGVADLLRSGELDIALVHDYDFVPAEPDPGIARRPLFAEAMHLAAPAPGRAALADYRDHPWIVATHGTLCHAMAVRACQAAGYTPRIRHRADDFDTVLALVAAGQGVAMVPDLALLAPPPGVHLHRLPMSRRTSIAFRQGAGEHPATAAFTLAVTSALPNDLRCSRNS; the protein is encoded by the coding sequence ATGCTCGACGTCCGCCGCCTGCGGCTCCTGCGGGAACTCGCCCACCGCGGCACCATCGCCGCCGTCGCCGAGGCGCTCGCCTTCACCCCCTCGGCCGTCTCCCAGCAGTTGACCGCACTGGAGAAGGAGGCCGGGGTGGTGCTGCTGGAACGCACCGGGCGCCGGGTCCAGCTCACCCCGGCGGCGCTGCGGCTGGTCGGGCACGCCGAAGCCGTGCTGGCCCGGCTGGAGCGGGCGGAGGCGGAACTGGCCGGCGCCCGGCGCGGACCGGCCGGGCCGCTGCGGATCGGCACCTTCCCGTCCGCGGCCCGGGTGGTGATCCCGCCCGCGCTGGCCGCGCTCGCCGCCGCCCACCCGGAGCTGGAGCCGATGGTCGCCGAGGTGGACCCGGCCGGGGTGGCCGACCTGCTGCGCTCCGGCGAGTTGGACATCGCCCTGGTGCACGACTACGACTTCGTGCCGGCCGAGCCCGACCCGGGCATCGCCCGCCGCCCGCTCTTCGCCGAGGCGATGCACCTGGCCGCCCCCGCGCCGGGCCGGGCCGCGCTCGCCGACTACCGCGACCACCCCTGGATCGTGGCCACCCACGGCACGCTCTGCCACGCGATGGCGGTCCGGGCCTGCCAGGCGGCCGGCTACACCCCGCGGATCCGGCACCGGGCCGACGACTTCGACACCGTGCTCGCCCTGGTCGCGGCCGGTCAGGGCGTCGCCATGGTCCCGGACCTGGCCCTGCTCGCCCCGCCGCCCGGGGTCCACCTGCACCGGCTGCCGATGTCGCGGCGCACCTCGATCGCCTTCCGCCAGGGCGCGGGCGAGCACCCGGCCACCGCGGCGTTCACCCTGGCTGTCACCTCGGCGTTGCCGAACGATCTGCGCTGTTCTCGTAACAGTTGA
- a CDS encoding dihydrodipicolinate synthase family protein: MDTTHALRGIYVPLITPFTPAGELATDALESLAHQVLDDGATGLVALGTTGEPGALDEAEKAAVVEVCTRVCRERGAQLLVGAAGTATRQVVQALRGLDHEVTAALTLVPPFARAGDAAVLAHFRELAAQSPVPLVVYHIPYRTGQQLSTATLRELAELPGIAGIKLATGAVDPQAVELLGAELPGFAVLGGDDAVLPPLLALGAAGGILASAHLATARWVELAEAWRAGEAGRARALGHRLAELAAAAFAEPNPTVVKGVLHAQGRIPSPAVRLPLLAAGGAPVARALEVLAAVD, translated from the coding sequence ATGGACACCACCCACGCACTGCGCGGCATCTACGTGCCCCTGATCACGCCCTTCACCCCGGCCGGCGAGCTCGCCACCGACGCCCTGGAGTCGCTCGCCCACCAGGTGCTGGACGACGGCGCGACCGGACTCGTGGCGCTCGGCACCACCGGCGAGCCCGGCGCACTGGACGAGGCCGAGAAGGCCGCCGTGGTCGAGGTCTGCACCCGGGTCTGCCGCGAGCGCGGTGCCCAGCTGCTGGTCGGCGCCGCCGGCACCGCCACCCGGCAGGTGGTGCAGGCGCTGCGCGGGCTCGACCACGAGGTGACGGCCGCGCTCACCCTGGTGCCGCCGTTCGCGCGGGCGGGCGACGCCGCGGTGCTGGCGCACTTCCGCGAGCTGGCCGCGCAGAGCCCCGTGCCGCTGGTGGTCTACCACATCCCCTACCGCACCGGTCAGCAGCTGAGCACCGCCACCCTGCGCGAACTGGCCGAACTGCCCGGCATCGCCGGCATCAAGCTGGCCACCGGCGCGGTGGACCCGCAGGCCGTCGAACTGCTCGGCGCCGAACTGCCCGGCTTCGCGGTGCTCGGCGGCGACGACGCGGTGCTCCCGCCGCTGCTGGCGCTCGGCGCGGCCGGCGGGATCCTGGCCTCCGCCCACCTGGCCACCGCGCGCTGGGTGGAGCTGGCCGAGGCCTGGCGGGCGGGCGAGGCCGGCCGGGCGCGGGCGCTGGGCCACCGGCTGGCCGAGCTGGCCGCCGCCGCGTTCGCCGAGCCCAACCCGACGGTGGTCAAGGGCGTGCTGCACGCGCAGGGCCGGATCCCCAGCCCGGCGGTGCGGCTGCCGCTGCTCGCCGCGGGCGGGGCCCCGGTGGCGCGCGCCCTGGAGGTGCTCGCCGCCGTGGACTGA
- a CDS encoding aspartate-semialdehyde dehydrogenase yields MKIGIVGATGQVGNVVREILAERAFPVTQLRLFASARSAGKTLPWQGAEVVVEDAATADYTGLDIVIFSAGGATSKALAPKVAAAGAVVIDNSSAWRRDPEVPLVVAEVNPHAVADRPKGIIANPNCTTMAAMPVLRPLHDEAGLTALVVASYQAVSGSGVAGVAELQQQAAEVVDGSAALALDGSAVKFPEPKVYARPIAFNVIPLAGSLVDDGLNETDEEQKLRFESRKILEIPELKVAGTCVRVPVFTGHSLQVHARFSAEITPERAVELLAQAPGVELTDIPTPLQAAGQDPSFVGRIRRDETVEHGLSLFIANDNLRKGAALNTVQLAELVAAELNG; encoded by the coding sequence ATGAAGATCGGTATCGTCGGCGCCACCGGCCAGGTGGGCAACGTGGTCCGCGAGATCCTGGCCGAGCGGGCCTTCCCGGTGACGCAGCTGCGGCTCTTCGCCTCGGCGAGGTCGGCCGGCAAGACGCTGCCGTGGCAGGGCGCGGAGGTGGTGGTCGAGGACGCCGCCACGGCCGACTACACCGGTCTGGACATCGTGATCTTCTCGGCCGGCGGTGCCACCTCCAAGGCGCTGGCCCCCAAGGTCGCCGCGGCCGGCGCCGTGGTGATCGACAACTCCTCGGCCTGGCGCCGCGACCCCGAGGTGCCGCTGGTGGTCGCCGAGGTCAACCCGCACGCCGTCGCCGACCGCCCCAAGGGCATCATCGCCAACCCGAACTGCACCACCATGGCCGCCATGCCGGTGCTGCGCCCGCTGCACGACGAGGCCGGTCTGACGGCGCTCGTGGTCGCCTCCTACCAGGCGGTCTCCGGCAGCGGCGTGGCCGGCGTCGCCGAGCTGCAGCAGCAGGCCGCCGAGGTGGTGGACGGTTCCGCCGCGCTCGCCCTGGACGGCTCCGCCGTGAAGTTCCCCGAGCCCAAGGTCTACGCCCGCCCGATCGCCTTCAACGTGATCCCGCTGGCCGGCTCGCTGGTGGACGACGGGCTGAACGAGACCGACGAGGAGCAGAAGCTGCGCTTCGAGAGCCGCAAGATCCTGGAGATCCCGGAGCTCAAGGTGGCCGGCACCTGCGTCCGGGTGCCGGTCTTCACCGGCCACTCGCTCCAGGTGCACGCCCGCTTCTCGGCCGAGATCACCCCGGAGCGGGCGGTCGAGCTGCTGGCGCAGGCGCCGGGCGTGGAGCTCACCGACATCCCGACCCCGCTGCAGGCGGCCGGGCAGGACCCGAGCTTCGTCGGGCGGATCCGCCGGGACGAGACCGTCGAGCACGGTCTGTCGCTCTTCATCGCCAACGACAACCTGCGCAAGGGCGCCGCGCTGAACACCGTGCAGCTGGCCGAGCTGGTGGCCGCCGAGCTGAACGGCTGA
- a CDS encoding MFS transporter, whose protein sequence is MIILDGTIVTVAQPAIQHDLGFTDTGLSWVMNAYQIPFAGLLLLAGRLGDLLGRKRVYLAGLALFAAASALCGLAGSAGMLIAARFVQGAGGALVSAVALGMIVTLFPDPAERGRAIGVFSFVGAAGASLGMVLGGVLTQLLNWHWIFLVNLPIALAAGLPAVRLLDREAGQGLREGADALGAVLVTAGLMLGVYTIVGTGSHGWGSAHTLGFGAAALVLLAGFLLRQARAARPLLPLRLFRSRATSGANLVQLLMIAAMFGFQVLIALHLQEVLGWSPARTGFGMLPTGLAIGAVSLGLSARLIRTLGTYRVLLVGIGMLVLSLAYLTRMPQHASYPVDVLPALLLIAGGGLAMPALAGLAMRDATPADSGVASGLFNTSQTVASALGVAVLGTLAAGRAAHSRAAGHPAARALADGHRLAFGVAAVLLALAFAAAAVLLRERRAAAAEPVALAA, encoded by the coding sequence ATGATCATTCTGGACGGCACGATCGTGACGGTCGCCCAGCCCGCGATCCAGCACGACCTGGGGTTCACCGACACCGGGCTGTCCTGGGTGATGAACGCCTATCAGATCCCGTTCGCCGGGCTGCTCCTGCTGGCCGGCCGGCTCGGCGACCTGCTCGGCCGCAAGCGGGTCTACCTGGCCGGACTGGCGCTCTTCGCCGCCGCCTCGGCACTGTGCGGGCTGGCCGGCTCGGCCGGGATGCTGATCGCCGCCCGGTTCGTGCAGGGCGCGGGCGGGGCGCTGGTCTCCGCCGTGGCGCTCGGCATGATCGTCACGCTCTTCCCCGACCCGGCCGAACGGGGCCGCGCGATCGGCGTGTTCAGCTTCGTCGGAGCCGCCGGGGCCTCGCTCGGCATGGTGCTCGGCGGCGTGCTCACCCAGCTGCTGAACTGGCACTGGATCTTCCTGGTGAACCTGCCGATCGCGCTCGCGGCCGGCCTGCCCGCGGTGCGGCTGCTGGACCGCGAGGCCGGGCAGGGGCTGCGCGAGGGCGCCGACGCGCTGGGCGCGGTCCTGGTGACGGCCGGCCTGATGCTCGGCGTCTACACCATCGTCGGCACCGGCAGCCACGGTTGGGGCTCGGCGCACACCCTGGGCTTCGGCGCCGCGGCGCTGGTGCTGCTGGCCGGCTTCCTGCTCCGGCAGGCCAGGGCGGCCCGGCCGCTGCTGCCGCTGCGGCTCTTCCGCTCGCGGGCCACCTCCGGCGCCAACCTGGTGCAACTGCTGATGATCGCCGCGATGTTCGGCTTCCAGGTGCTGATCGCCCTGCACCTGCAGGAGGTGCTCGGCTGGTCCCCCGCCCGCACCGGCTTCGGCATGCTGCCCACCGGCCTGGCGATCGGCGCCGTCTCGCTCGGCCTGTCGGCCCGGCTGATCCGCACCCTCGGGACGTACCGGGTGCTGCTGGTCGGCATCGGGATGCTGGTGCTGTCGCTGGCCTACCTGACCCGGATGCCGCAGCACGCGAGCTACCCGGTGGACGTGCTGCCCGCGCTGCTGCTGATCGCCGGCGGCGGGCTGGCGATGCCGGCGCTGGCCGGGCTGGCCATGCGGGACGCCACGCCGGCCGACTCGGGAGTGGCCTCCGGGCTGTTCAACACCTCGCAGACGGTGGCCTCGGCGCTCGGGGTGGCGGTGCTGGGCACCCTGGCGGCCGGGCGGGCCGCGCACTCCCGGGCGGCCGGCCACCCGGCGGCCCGGGCGCTGGCCGACGGTCACCGGCTGGCCTTCGGGGTGGCCGCGGTGCTGCTGGCGCTGGCCTTCGCCGCGGCGGCGGTGCTGCTGCGGGAGCGGCGGGCCGCGGCGGCGGAGCCGGTGGCGCTGGCGGCCTGA
- a CDS encoding winged helix-turn-helix transcriptional regulator — protein MSQGNTCVPGPLRPGDTVQRGACAVTEVLDRVGGKWSIMVIVSAAAGPIRFTELERRIAGISRRMLTLTLRNLERDGLVSRTVYPTAPPKVEYALTEVGQELNQYLAQLTAWAERHRTTIHDARTAYDEARAAG, from the coding sequence TTGTCACAGGGGAACACCTGTGTACCGGGGCCGCTCCGACCCGGGGACACCGTGCAGCGCGGCGCCTGCGCCGTCACCGAGGTGCTGGACCGGGTGGGCGGCAAGTGGAGCATCATGGTGATCGTCTCCGCCGCGGCCGGACCGATCCGGTTCACCGAACTGGAGCGCCGGATCGCCGGGATCAGCCGCCGGATGCTGACCCTGACGCTGCGCAACCTGGAGCGCGACGGCCTGGTCTCCCGCACCGTCTACCCCACCGCCCCGCCCAAGGTGGAGTACGCCCTCACCGAGGTCGGCCAGGAGCTCAACCAGTACCTCGCCCAGCTCACGGCCTGGGCCGAGCGGCACCGCACCACCATCCACGACGCCCGCACCGCGTACGACGAAGCCCGCGCAGCCGGGTGA
- a CDS encoding NYN domain-containing protein has protein sequence MDRCVVLVDAGYLLGAAASLLAGEPARSRVTVDHTALIASLRERAEEETGLPLLRIYWFDAAPERRPLPEHRRLRVLPRVTVRLGALTRAEGRWVQKGVDAAMHAELSELARNRACADVVLVTGDGDLLPGMMSAKEHGVAVHLWALQAADGDFNQSEDLVGEADERRVLDREWITRSVSLREPAQVFPPAGPPPEIAKILAAPPAAPRPAAVEPAEPSTEPPSQPLKPVPTPKDLAGRTTAPPAAPVPAPAASANGPVLRWSSDRGYVDRPSEQPTAGDTLPTLAQLTTAEQRWADREEDITAIGGDPHEVGQVFARRWTDRIGEPPRLTVLWADYPRVPHRIDGELLRYAARFGLLAHKDDQIDEHDRYAIRAGFWKELAQRVPGGDRVVVDD, from the coding sequence GTGGACCGCTGCGTAGTCCTGGTGGACGCCGGATACCTGCTGGGCGCGGCCGCCAGCCTGCTCGCCGGTGAACCGGCCCGCTCCCGGGTGACGGTGGATCACACCGCGCTGATCGCCTCGCTGCGCGAACGCGCCGAGGAGGAGACCGGGCTGCCGCTGCTGCGGATCTACTGGTTCGACGCCGCCCCCGAACGCCGCCCGCTGCCCGAGCACCGGCGGCTGCGGGTGCTGCCCCGGGTCACCGTGCGGCTCGGCGCCCTCACCCGGGCCGAGGGCCGCTGGGTGCAGAAGGGCGTGGACGCCGCGATGCACGCCGAGCTCTCCGAACTCGCCCGCAACCGGGCCTGCGCCGACGTGGTGCTGGTCACCGGCGACGGCGACCTGCTGCCCGGCATGATGAGCGCCAAGGAACACGGGGTCGCCGTGCACCTGTGGGCGCTGCAGGCCGCCGACGGCGACTTCAACCAGTCCGAGGACCTGGTCGGCGAGGCCGACGAGCGCCGGGTGCTGGACCGCGAGTGGATCACCCGCTCGGTCAGCCTGCGCGAACCCGCCCAGGTCTTCCCGCCGGCCGGCCCGCCGCCGGAGATCGCCAAGATCCTCGCCGCGCCGCCCGCCGCACCCCGCCCGGCCGCCGTCGAGCCCGCCGAACCGTCGACCGAGCCGCCGAGCCAGCCGCTGAAGCCCGTGCCCACGCCCAAGGACCTGGCCGGCCGGACCACCGCGCCGCCCGCCGCACCGGTGCCGGCTCCGGCCGCCTCGGCCAACGGGCCGGTGCTGCGCTGGTCCTCCGACCGCGGCTACGTGGACCGCCCGTCCGAGCAGCCCACCGCCGGCGACACGCTGCCCACCCTGGCCCAGCTCACCACCGCCGAGCAGCGCTGGGCCGACCGCGAGGAGGACATCACCGCGATCGGCGGCGACCCGCACGAGGTCGGCCAGGTGTTCGCCCGCCGCTGGACCGACCGGATCGGCGAGCCGCCCCGGCTCACCGTGCTCTGGGCCGACTACCCCCGGGTGCCGCACCGGATCGACGGCGAACTGCTGCGCTACGCCGCGCGGTTCGGCCTGCTCGCACACAAGGACGACCAGATCGACGAGCACGACCGGTACGCGATCCGGGCGGGCTTCTGGAAGGAACTGGCCCAGCGGGTGCCCGGCGGCGACCGGGTCGTGGTGGACGACTGA
- a CDS encoding ABC transporter ATP-binding protein → MSDAPLPCCSVRGLTKNHGEVRANDGVDLEIRQGEIFGLLGPNGAGKSTLVRQLTGLLRPDSGSVHILGHDIVRHPERAARLLGYLGQESTALDELTVALAAETTGRLRGLSRSAARAESAEVLAELGLEGLAGRPLAKLSGGQRRLACFAATLVGERPLLVLDEPTTGMDPVARRAVWTAVDRRRAERGTTVLLVTHNVIEAETVLDRVAVLDEGRVIACDTPGGLKALVDGDVRLDLVWRDEPPLGVPEVARLAERAERGGRRWTVRTSPEEARELVAAVTAGPAFAALDDFTLATPSLEDVYLRLGGRHQGLAK, encoded by the coding sequence GTGAGCGACGCCCCACTGCCCTGCTGCTCCGTCCGGGGCCTCACCAAGAACCACGGCGAGGTCCGCGCCAACGACGGCGTCGACCTGGAGATCCGCCAGGGCGAGATCTTCGGGCTGCTCGGACCGAACGGCGCCGGCAAGTCCACCCTGGTCCGCCAGCTGACCGGGCTGCTGCGGCCGGACTCCGGCAGCGTGCACATCCTCGGCCACGACATCGTCCGGCACCCCGAGCGGGCCGCCCGGCTGCTCGGCTACCTCGGCCAGGAGTCCACCGCGCTGGACGAGCTGACCGTGGCGCTGGCCGCCGAGACCACCGGACGGCTGCGCGGCCTCAGCCGCTCCGCCGCCCGGGCCGAGAGCGCCGAGGTGCTGGCCGAACTCGGGCTGGAGGGGCTGGCCGGCCGGCCGCTCGCCAAACTCTCCGGCGGCCAGCGCCGACTCGCCTGCTTCGCCGCCACGCTGGTCGGCGAGCGGCCGCTGCTGGTGCTCGACGAGCCGACCACCGGCATGGACCCGGTGGCCCGGCGGGCCGTCTGGACCGCCGTGGACCGCCGCCGGGCCGAGCGCGGCACCACCGTGCTGCTGGTCACCCACAACGTGATCGAGGCGGAGACGGTGCTGGACCGGGTCGCGGTGCTGGACGAGGGCCGGGTGATCGCCTGCGACACGCCCGGCGGACTCAAGGCACTGGTGGACGGCGACGTCCGGCTCGACCTGGTCTGGCGCGACGAGCCGCCGCTCGGCGTGCCCGAGGTGGCCCGGCTGGCCGAGCGGGCCGAGCGCGGCGGCCGCCGCTGGACCGTGCGGACCAGCCCGGAGGAGGCACGCGAACTGGTCGCCGCCGTCACCGCCGGGCCGGCCTTCGCGGCCCTGGACGACTTCACCCTGGCCACCCCGAGCCTGGAGGACGTCTACCTCCGGCTCGGCGGCCGCCACCAAGGACTGGCGAAGTGA